The Nomascus leucogenys isolate Asia chromosome 4, Asia_NLE_v1, whole genome shotgun sequence genome includes the window CGGAAATAGTTAAATTCCCAGAACCATCAGGGCTTGAGGGACAAGGCAGGGGCAAAACAGTGCTTGAACTACTGTCTTGAAATTGATGGAGCAGATGTTAAGAAAATCTACcggttttatttttgtcttttaatcccTGTTTTGACAAATTTGGAAAGTCCCCTCACACAACATGAGTCTTAGGCAAAGAGTTGTTATCCTGTATTGATTCTTCTTTCTATGATTTTGTCTTGctgtgttattttctgttttactcCCAAGAAGATTCAGTCTGTGATTTTTGGAATTCACAGATGTGGAACCTGCGAACATGGAAGGCCAACGGTAAACCTCAGTGCGGTGTGTCGAGGCTGAAATTAACCTAATCAACCTGTGGGGCACGGCAGTCCACCTGGCGTGGACCGTCCCGATTGTCTGCATTGTGATGACGGCATGAGTACGTATTGGGGCGGGGCAGCCCAGGAGCTAACAGGGTCAGGGCTAGAGCCGTGAGTGTGGGCCTGGGATGGGCTATATAAGACCCAGCTCTGGCACCAGAGCTTCATTCTGTGTTGGACAGCAAACCGCAGAGGTCACTCCAGGCTGTGGCTCCATATCCCGAGGAACAAAAGCGGGCCTGCTCAGCTGTGTGCAAGGACCAGCGCCCCGGAACCAGTGGCCCACTGCTCCGAGGACCGAGCTCGCTCCAGGCTGCGACTCCACATCCCCAGGTCGCTGCCTGGCGACCGGGCAGCGAGGACCGGCCACCCCAGACTTCGTGTGTCCCGCCGCCCCGAGGACAGAGCCGCGACCGCCAGGGCAGCGACGCCCGCACAGCTCCGGTGAGATGGCGGCAGGGTCCACTACGCTGCGCGCGGTGGAGAAGCTGCAGGTGCGTCTGGCCACTAAGACGGACCCCAGAAAGCTagagaaatatttgcagaaaCTCTCCGCCCTGCCCATGACGGCAGACATCCTGGCGGAGACTGGAATCAGAAAGGCGGTGAAGCGCCTGCGGAAGCACCAGCACGTGGGCGACTTTGCCAGAGACTTAGCGGCCCGGTGGAAGAAGCTGGTGCTTGTGGACCGAAACACCGGGCCTGACCCACAGGACCCCGAGGAGAGCGCTTCCCGACAGCGCTTCGGGGAGGCTCTTCAGGACCAGGAAAAGGCCCGGGGCTTCCCAGAAAACGCGACGGCCCCCAGGAGCCCATCTCACAGCCCTGAGCACAGACGGACAGCGCGCAGAACACCTCCGGGGCAACAGAGACCTCACCCGAGGTCTCCCAGTCGCGAGCCCAGAGCCGAGAGGAAGCGCCCCAGAATGGCCCCAGCTGATTCCGGCCCCCAACGGGCCCCTCCAACGCGCACCGCTCCCCTCCCGATGCCCGAGGGCCCTGAGCCCGTTATGCGCGGGAAGCAACCCGGAAGAGGCCACGCTCACGCTGCTCAGGTCGGGCCTCTGCTGGGTCCAGGCTGCCAGGGCAAACCCCAGGGGGAAGCGGTGGTGAGCCACAGCAAGGAGTACAAATCGTCTCGCCAGGAAAAACGCCCCTTGTGTGCCCAGGGCGATTGGCACTCCCCTACTTTGATCAGGGAGAAATCATGCTGGGCCTGCTTAAGAGAGGAAACCCCAAGGATGCCCTCCTGGGCAAGTGCCAGGGACAGGCCGCCTTCGGACTTCAAGATAGACGAGGAAGAGGGGCAAGCTGGCATCGGCCAGCGTGTCCCTGCCTTGGCTGAGGCTCCAGACAGTCAACAGAAGAGGCCTCAGCACAGGCACTCGAACAAGAAGAGGCCCAGTCTAGACGGCCTGGACCCAGGAAATGGGACACACAGCCTGACCCCGGAGGAGAAAGAGCAGCTTTCCAACCACAAACAGACTCAAGAGGGAAAGCCACCGACTGATCATTTGGACAGAACGTCCGTGAGCTCCCTCTCTGAGGTGGAGGAGGTAGATATGGCTGAAGAATTCGAACAGCCCACTCTGTCATTTGAAAAATACCTCACCTACGATGAGTttcagaagcaaaagaaaaagactggaaaatcTTCCACCACTGCACTTGGAGATAAACAAAGGAAAGCAAACAAATCCAAGGGCACTCGTGAGTCCTGGGATTCGGCTCAGAAATCGCCTCCTGTCCAGGAAAGCCAGTCAGAGAGGCTGCTGGAGGCCGGCGCTGATTCCGCCGGGCCTAAAACGGTGCCCAGCCATGGCTTCTCAGAGCTCTGGCACCTCTCAGAGGCCTGGATGCAGGCCAACTACGATCAGCTTTCAGATTGTGACTCCATGAACTTCCAGGCAAAGCCAGAAGCACTCTGTGCACCAAAGTTCCAGGAAGAAGCTGCTTTGCCTGGACGCCGAGTGAATGCTAAGATGCAGGTGTACTCGGGCTCCAGGACTGCCTGCCAGCCCCAGGTGCTGACATTGCGCCAGCAGTGTGTCCGGGTGCTTAGAAACAATCCGGACGCCATCAGCGACGTGGGTGAGGTCCCATACTGGGTTCTTGGACCCATTCTGGAAGGGTGGAGCCCTGATCAGCTATATCGCAGAGAGAAAGACAATCACGCACTCATTAGAGAGACAGACGAATTATGGAGGATTCATTGTCTCCAGGACTACAAGGAAGAAAAGCCACAGGAGCACGAGTCTTGGCGGGAGCTGTACCTGCGGCTTCCGGACGCCCGAGAGCAGCGGCTGCGAGTAGTGACCACAAATATCCGATCGGCACGGGAAAACAACCCCAACAGCAGAGAGGCAAAGATAATCTGTTTCAACTCTCTGGCCAAAACCTCTCATGATGCttcaaggaggaaagaaaagtctGCAGGAGCCGCTGACCCCGGAAATGGAGAGATCAAGCCAGCCCCTAAGCCCGCAGGAAGCAGCCAGGCTCCCTCCAGGTGGAGCGCCAGCGGGCTTGGGGaaggcagcggcagcagcagcggcggcagcagcagcagcggcggcggcagcagcagcagcggcggcagcagcggcaacggcagcagcggcggcggcggcggcggcggaagcggcggcagcagcagcagcagcgtcTTTCACGGGCTCCGTGAGAAGCGGGCCAACCCCTGCCAGAACAGCACCAATGAGCACCGGGCGCCCGCGGCCAAAACCCGGAAACAGGCTGCCAAAAAAGTGGCCCCGCTGATGGCCAAGGCAGTTCGAGACTACAAGAGAAGATTCTCCCGACGATAAACTCAGAACGTGCCTTACAAATAAAATCTGGGGGGAGGAGGACCAATGCAAAATCAATGCGGGTTGGGGAACGAAACTTCCAATGGGCACCAGAACTCTTGGCTTGGTGCAAAGTTGAGCCTCTGAATTCTGCAGGTGTCAAGAGCTGGCCCTGTGACTTTCGCCTCCCACACCCAGCCACTGTCTCCCTGCTTGGAGGGCACCTCAGAATTCAGAAGATATTCTGAACGCAATCGGATCGATTCTACCTTGGTGGTTCACTGATCGTTTTTTAAATAACGCCCTAGTTGCAATCATAAGTCAGGTAAAAGACGTGACATTCCCTTTCGTCTtcctacctttctttcttttgaaacaatCGAGTGCATAAGGACTTCTTAGACACAAACTCTCAATCCATTAGTCGACACTGATAACTGCGACTACGCAGaaggttttgttgctgttgttgatttCTTTTAGATAAAAGGCCGGGCATGATCCTGTAATCGCGAGCCGTCCTCCTCTGGGAGGCCGGAGGAAAGcagctcgcttgagcccaggaggtggagaccaggcTGCGCCaaacggagaaaccccgtctccacaaaagataccaaaattagcccggcgtggtggcacggcccctgtggtcccagctgagcGGCAGCATCGCCTGAGCTGGGCAAGCGGAGGTTGCACTGACCCTGcctcattccactgcactccagcctgggtgacacaaccaGAGCACATCTCAAAGAAAACTGCTGTTTCATTGAAGAAAGGAACTCTCGGATTTCATACATAAACCCTAACAACTGGTACGTTCCTTAAGTCAAAATACTTTTACTAAGCACCGCATAGAATCATTCCCAATCTTTTCACCCAGAACCCCCGTGAAAGAACGGCGACACCTTAATCAGCTTCTTTAGGTTCTCGATCAGGAAGTCTACACCTGCCAATCAGAGTTTCTAATTACCATGAGATGACCGGCTTAACTACCTTGAGTTCACCTCCTACCAGCTCCTGCAAGCTTTGCTGAACGTGTGCATTCTAACTCAGGGCATTTGTTGGCTTCACGAGGGCAGGTAATCACAGGAGCGTGTGCCAGAttcgacacacacacacatacacacgctaacaaagacacacacacacaaacacgcacacgcatacacacacgcacacacacacacacacacacacacagacacacacaccattaACTAAAGCTCGTTCTTAGGCGTTACCGACAGTGAGGGGTAGAGAGAGAAATACAAAGACATAGGCCACAAGGCCAAAGCGAGCAAGGGCAGCAGAAGAGATCAAAGTACTGAACCCTGGGCTGTCAGCAGAATGGGTGCTGGGAAGCTTATGGAAGCAGGCACCAGACTGGATGCCGGTGCACGTCAAAAGAGTCCCTCAAGCCTGAAGAACACGTAAGGAGCCAGAACAGGGTGCCACAGAGTTACCACCctgaaggaagacagaaaagcaTTCGTTCCGGGGAAGGGGACATAATCCAATCAGCGACCGTGTAAAAACTCAGACGTgtccgggcacggtgactcacgcctgtattcccatggctttgggaggtcgaggccggcAGACCAGCTGAGGTCAGGTGTTGcagaccagcccgaccaatatGAGGCAATCCCGTCTCTTCTACAAAGAGGGAACTCGGTTGGGCTTGCTGGCCAGCGCCTGTAAAagcagctactcagggggctgagagaggagaaccgctcgaacccgggaggcggagtttgcagtgagcccagatcccaccgttgcactccagcccggacaacaaaagcgaaactccgtctcaaaattaaaaaaacaaaacctcagaaAAGCTTCCCCAGCAAGGGCCAGAGACAGCGCCCCTCTCTATTTCTTGACAGCGATTCAAGAGAGAATGTCAGGCGGCCTGCAAAACCCACAAGAGAGCAGAATATCCTCCCCAAGGCAGAGAAGCCACACCCTGTTTCTGGAGGTGGAGTAGCCACCCATCACCCTGcagcccctccccactcccagccacaAAGCCCAGTCCCTGGGAAGCAAAGCCACTGGCAACAACCTTTCTTCGTGGAAAACGTTTCCCCTgccaaaatggaaaacaaacatgaTACGAAGTCCCCTCACACAACGTCAATCCCAGATAAAGGGCTGTTATCCTCTGTTGGTTCTTCTGCCTAGCATTTTGCCTTGCGGTGCTGTTATTTCCGCTTTTGCTACCAGCAAGATTCCCTCTGTGTCTTTtggaatccacagatgtggaacctggGAACAGGGAGGGCCAACGGTAGAACTCAGTGGGGTGTGTCCAGGGTGGGTGCAATTAACCGAATCAACCTGTGGGGCGCAGCAGTCCACCTGGCGTGGACCGTCCCGACTGGCTGCCTTGGGCCGACGGAATGAATTGGTATTGGGGCGGGGCAGCCCAGGGGCCAAGGGTGGCAGGGCTGGAGCCCCGGGCGGGCCTGGGGCTGGCTATATAAGGCCGGGCTCTGGCAGGGGAGCTCCCTTCGGCGTTGGACGGACGGCGCACCGCGGAGGTCACTGCAGGCTGCGGCTCCACATCCCGAGGAACAGAAGCGGGCCAGCTCAGCTGTCTGCAAGGACCGGCGTTCCAGACCCAGTGGCCCGCTGCGCCGAGGACCCAGCTCGCTCCAGGTGGTGGGGACTCCCCGCCCCGAGGCCTGCGGTCCGCGAGGACCAGCGCCCCGGAACCAGTGGCCCACTGCTCCGAGGACCGAGCTCGCTCCAGGCTGCGACTCCACATCCCCAGGTCGCTGCCTGGCGACCGGGCAGCGAGGACCGGCCACCCCAGACTTCGTGTGTCCCGCCGCCCCGAGGACAGAGCCGCGACCGCCAGGGCAGCGACGCCCGCACAGCTCCGGTGAGATGGCGGCAGGGTCCACTACGCTGCGCGCGGTGGAGAAGCTGCAGGTGCGTCTGGCCACTAAGACGGACCCCAGAAAGCTagagaaatatttgcagaaaCTCTCCGCCCTGCCCATGACGGCAGACATCCTGGCGGAGACTGGAATCAGAAAGGCGGTGAAGCGCCTGCGGAAGCACCAGCACGTGGGCGACTTTGCCAGAGACTTAGCGGCCCGGTGGAAGAAGCTGGTGCTTGTGGACCGAAACACCGGGCCTGACCCACAGGACCCCGAGGAGAGCGCTTCCCGACAGCGCTTCGGGGAGGCTCTTCAGGACCAGGAAAAGGCCCGGGGCTTCCCAGAAAACGCGACGGCCCCCAGGAGCCCATCTCACAGCCCTGAGCACAGACGGACAGCGCGCAGAACACCTCCGGGGCAGCAGAGACCTCACCCGAGGTCTCCCAGTCGCGAGCCCAGAGCCGAGAGGAAGCGCCCCAGAATGGCCCCAGCTGATTCCGGCCCCCAACGGGCCCCTCCGACGCGCACCGCTCCCCTCCCGATGCCCGAGGGCCCTGAGCCCGTCGTGCCCGGGAAGGAACCCGGAAGAGGCCACGCTCACGCAGCTCAGGGCGGGCCTCTGCTGGGTCAAGGCTGCCAGGGCCAACTCCAGGGGGAAGCCGTGGTGAGCCACAGCGAGGGGCACGAATCGTCNNNNNNNNNNNNNNNNNNNNNNNNNNNNNNNNNNNNNNNNNNNNNNNNNNNNNNNNNNNNNNNNNNNNNNNNNNNNNNNNNNNNNNNNNNNNNNNNNNNNNNNNNNNNNNNNNNNNNNNNNNNNNNNNNNNNNNNNNNNNNNNNNNNNNNNNNNNNNNNNNNNNNNNNNNNNNNNNNNNNNNNNNNNNNNNNNNNNNNNNNNNNNNNNNNNNNNNNNNNNNNNNNNNNNNNNNNNNNNNNNNNNNNNNNNNNNNNNNNNNNNNNNNNNNNNNNNNNNNNNNNNNNNNNNNNNNNNNNNNNNNNNNNNNNNNNNNNNNNNNNNNNNNNNNNNNNNNNNNNNNNNNNNNNNNNNNNNNNNNNNNNNNNNNNNNNNNNNNNNNNNNNNNNNNNNNNNNNNNNNNNNNNNNNNNNNNNNNNNNNNNNNNNNNNNNNNNNNNNNNNNNNNNNNNNNNNNNNNNNNNNNNNNNNNNNNNNNNNNNNNNNNNNNNNNNNNNNNNNNNNNNNNNNNNNNNNNNNNNNNNNNNNNNNNNNNNNNNNNNNNNNNNNNNNNNNNNNNNNNNNNNNNNNNNNNNNNNNNNNNNNNNNNNNNNNNNNNNNNNNNNNNNNNNNNNNNNNNNNNNNNNNNNNNNNNNNNNNNNNNNNNNNNNNNNNNNNNNNNNNNNNNNNNNNNNNNNNNNNNNNNNNNNNNNNNNNNNNNNNNNNNNNNNNNNNNNNNNNNNNNNNNNNNNNNNNNNNNNNNNNNNNNNNNNNNNNNNNNNNNNNNNNNNNNNNNNNNNNNNNNNNNNNNNNNNNNNNNNNNNNNNNNNNNNNNNNNNNNNNNNNNNNNNNNNNNNNNNNNNNNNNNNNNNNNNNNNNNNNNNNNNNNNNNNNNNNNNNNNNNNNNNNNNNNNNNNNNNNNNNNNNNNNNNNNNNNNNNNNNNNNNNNNNNNNNNNNNNNNNNNNNNNNNNNNNNNNNNNNNNNNNNNNNNNNNNNNNNNNNNNNNNNNNNNNNNNNNNNNNNNNNNNNNNNNNNNNNNNNNNNNNNNNNNNNNNNNNNNNNNNNNNNNNNNNNNNNNNNNNNNNNNNNNNNNNNNNNNNNNNNNNNNNNNNNNNNNNNNNNNNNNNNNNNNNNNNNNNNNNNNNNNNNNNNNNNNNNNNNNNNNNNNNNNNNNNNNNNNNNNNNNNNNNNNNNNNNNNNNNNNNNNNNNNNNNNNNNNNNNNNNNNNNNNNNNNNNNNNNNNNNNNNNNNNNNNNNNNNNNNNNNNNNNNNNNNNNNNNNNNNNNNNNNNNNNNNNNNNNNNNNNNNNNNNNNNNNNNNNNNNNNNNNNNNNNNNNNNNNNNNNNNNNNNNNNNNNNNNNNNNNNNNNNNNNNNNNNNNNNNNNNNNNNNNNNNNNNNNNNNNNNNNNNNNNNNNNNNNNNNNNNNNNNNNNNNNNNNNNNNNNNNNNNNNNNNNNNNNNNNNNNNNNNNNNNNNNNNNNNNNNNNNNNNNNNNNNNNNNNNNNNNNNNNNNNNNNNNNNNNNNNNNNNNNNNNNNNNNNNNNNNNNNNNNNNNNNNNNNNNNNNNNNNNNNNNNNNNNNNNNNNNNNNNNNNNNNNNNNNNNNNNNNNNNNNNNNNNNNNNNNNNNNNNNNNNNNNNNNNNNNNNNNNNNNNNNNNNNNNNNNNNNNNNNNNNNNNNNNNNNNNNNNNNNNNNNNNNNNNNNNNNNNNNNNNNNNNNNNNNNNNNNNNNNNNNNNNNNNNNNNNNNNNNNNNNNNNNNNNNNNNNNNNNNNNNNNNNNNNNNNNNNNNNNNNNNNNNNNNNNNNNNNNNNNNNNNNNNNNNNNNNNNNNNNNNNNNNNNNNNNNNNNNNNNNNNNNNNNNNNNNNNNNNNNNNNNNNNNNNNNNNNNNNNNNNNNNNNNNNNNNNNNNNNNNNNNNNNNNNNNNNNNNNNNNNNNNNNNNNNNNNNNNNNNNNNNNNNNNNNNNNNNNNNNNNNNNNNNNNNNNNNNNNNNNNNNNNNNNNNNNNNNNNNNNNNNNNNNNNNNNNNNNNNNNNNNNNNNNNNNNNNNNNNNNNNNNNNNNNNNNNNNNNNNNNNNNNNNNNNNNNNNNNNNNNNNNNNNNNNNNNNNNNNNNNNNNNNNNNNNNNNNNNNNNNNNNNNNNNNNNNNNNNNNNNNNNNNNNNNNNNNNNNNNNNNNNNNNNNNNNNNNNNNNNNNNNNNNNNNNNNNNNNNNNNNNNNNNNNNNNNNNNNNNNNNNNNNNNNNNNNNNNNNNNNNNNNNNNNNNNNNNNNNNNNNNNNNNNNNNNNNNNNNNNNNNNNNNNNNNNNNNNNNNNNNNNNNNNNNNNNNNNNNNNNNNNNNNNNNNNNNNNNNNNNNNNNNNNNNNNNNNNNNNNNNNNNNNNNNNNNNNNNNNNNNNNNNNNNNNNNNNNNNNNNNNNNNNNNNNNNNNNNNNNNNNNNNNNNNNNNNNNNNNNNNNNNNNNNNNNNNNNNNNNNNNNNNNNNNNNNNNNNNNNNNNNNNNNNNNNNNNNNNNNNNNNNNNNNNNNNNNNNNNNNNNNNNNNNNNNNNNNNNNNNNNNNNNNNNNNNNNNNNNNNNNNNNNNNNNNNNNNNNNNNNNNNNNNNNNNNNNNNNNNNNNNNNNNNNNNNNNNNNNNNNNNNNNNNNNNNNNNNNNNNNNNNNNNNNNNNNNNNNNNNNNNNNNNNNNNNNNNNNNNNNNNNNNNNNNNNNNNNNNNNNNNNNNNNNNNNNNNNNNNNNNNNNNNNNNNNNNNNNNNNNNNNNNNNNNNNNNNNNNNNNNNNNNNNNNNNNNNNNNNNNNNNNNNNNNNNNNNNNNNNNNNNNNNNNNNNNNNNNNNNNNNNNNNNNNNNNNNNNNNNNNNNNNNNNNNNNNNNNNNNNNNNNNNNNNNNNNNNNNNNNNNNNNNNNNNNNNNNNNNNNNNNNNNNNNNNNNNNNNNNNNNNNNNNNNNNNNNNNNNNNNNNNNNNNNNNNNNNNNNNNNNNNNNNNNNNNNNNNNNNNNNNNNNNNNNNNNNNNNNNNNNNNNNNNNNNNNNNNNNNNNNNNNNNNNNNNNNNNNNNNNNNNNNNNNNNNNNNNNNNNNNNNNNNNNNNNNNNNNNNNNNNNNNNNNNNNNNNNNNNNNNNNNNNNNNNNNNNNNNNNNNNNNNNNNNNNNNNNNNNNNNNNNNNNNNNNNNNNNNNNNNNNNNNNNNNNNNNNNNNNNNNNNNNNNNNNNNNNNNNNNNNNNNNNNNNNNNNNNNNNNNNNNNNNNNNNNNNNNNNNNNNNNNNNNNNNNNNNNNNNNNNNNNNNNNNNNNNNNNNNNNNNNNNNNNNNNNNNNNNNNNNNNNNNNNNNNNNNNNNNNNNNNNNNNNNNNNNNNNNNNNNNNNNNNNNNNNNNNNNNNNNNNNNNNNNNNNNNNNNNNNNNNNNNNNNNNNNNNNNNNNNNNNNNNNNNNNNNNNNNNNNNNNNNNNNNNNNNNNNNNNNNNNNNNNNNNNNNNNNNNNNNNNNNNNNNNNNNNNNNNNNNNNNNNNNNNNNNNNNNNNNNNNNNNNNNNNNNNNNNNNNNNNNNNNNNNNNNNNNNNNNNNNNNNNNNNNNNNNNNNNNNNNNNNNNNNNNNNNNNNNNNNNNNNNNNNNNNNNNNNNNNNNNNNNNNNNNNNNNNNNNNNNNNNNNNNNNNNNNNNNNNNNNNNNNNNNNNNNNNNNNNNNNNNNNNNNNNNNNNNNNNNNNNNNNNNNNNNNNNNNNNNNNNNNNNNNNNNNNNNNNNNNNNNNNNNNNNNNNNNNNNNNNNNNNNNNNNNNNNNNNNNNNNNNNNNNNNNNNNNNNNNNNNNNNNNNNNNNNNNNNNNNNNNNNNNNNNNNNNNNNNNNNNNNNNNNNNNNNNNNNNNNNNNNNNNNNNNNNNNNNNNNNNNNNNNNNNNNNNNNNNNNNNNNNNNNNNNNNNNNNNNNNNNNNNNNNNNNNNNNNNNNNNNNNNNNNNNNNNNNNNNNNNNNNNNNNNNNNNNNNNNNNNNNNNNNNNNNNNNNNNNNNNNNNNNNNNNNNNNNNNNNNNNNNNNNNNNNNNNNNNNNNNNNNNNNNNNNNNNNNNNNNNNNNNNNNNNNNNNNNNNNNNNNNNNNNNNNNNNNNNNNNNNNNNNNNNNNNNNNNNNNNNNNNNNNNNNNNNNNNNNNNNNNNNNNNNNNNNNNNNNNNNNNNNNNNNNNNNNNNNNNNNNNNNNNNNNNNNNNNNNNNNNNNNNNNNNNNNNNNNNNNNNNNNNNNNNNNNNNNNNNNNNNNNNNNNNNNNNNNNNNNNNNNNNNNNNNNNNNNNNNNNNNNNNNNNNNNNNNNNNNNNNNNNNNNNNNNNNNNNNNNNNNNNNNNNNNNNNNNNNNNNNNNNNNNNNNNNNNNNNNNNNNNNNNNNNNNNNNNNNNNNNNNNNNNNNNNNNNNNNNNNNNNNNNNNNNNNNNNNNNNNNNNNNNNNNNNNNNNNNNNNNNNNNNNNNNNNNNNNNNNNNNNNNNNNNNNNNNNNNNNNNNNNNNNNNNNNNNNNNNNNNNNNNNNNNNNNNNNNNNNNNNNNNNNNNNNNNNNNNNNNNNNNNNNNNNNNNNNNNNNNNNNNNNNNNNNNNNNNNNNNNNNNNNNNNNNNNNNNNNNNNNNNNNNNNNNNNNNNNNNNNNNNNNNNNNNNNNNNNNNNNNNNNNNNNNNNNNNNNNNNNNNNNNNNNNNNNNNNNNNNNNNNNNNNNNNNNNNNNNNNNNNNNNNNNNNNNNNNNNNNNNNNNNNNNNNNNNNNNNNNNNNNNNNNNNNNNNNNNNNNNNNNNNNNNNNNNNNNNNNNNNNNNNNNNNNNNNNNNNNNNNNNNNNNNNNNNNNNNNNNNNNNNNNNNNNNNNNNNNNNNNNNNNNNNNNNNNNNNNNNNNNNNNNNNNNNNNNNNNNNNNNNNNNNNNNNNNNNNNNNNNNNNNNNNNNNNNNNNNNNNNNNNNNNNNNNNNNNNNNNNNNNNNNNNNNNNNNNNNNNNNNNNNNNNNNNNNNNNNNNNNNNNNNNNNNNNNNNNNNNNNNNNNNNNNNNNNNNNNNNNNNNNNNNNNNNNNNNNNNNNNNNNNNNNNNNNNNNNNNNNNNNNNNNNNNNNNNNNNNNNNNNNNNNNNNNNNNNNNNNNNNNNNNNNNNNNNNNNNNNNNNNNNNNNNNNNNNNNNNNNNNNNNNNNNNNNNNNNNNNNNNNNNNNNNNNNNNNNNNNNNNNNNNNNNNNNNNNNNNNNNNNNNNNNNNNNNNNNNNNNNNNNNNNNNNNNNNNNNNNNNNNNNNNNNNNNNNNNNNNNNNNNNNNNNNNNNNNNNNNNNNNNNNNNNNNNNNNNNNNNNNNNNNNNNNNNNNNNNNNNNNNNNNNNNNNNNNNNNNNNNNNNNNNNNNNNNNNNNNNNNNNNNNNNNNNNNNNNNNNNNNNNNNNNNNNNNNNNNNNNNNNNNNNNNNNNNNNNNNNNNNNNNNNNNNNNNNNNNNNNNNNNNNNNNNNNNNNNNNNNNNNNNNNNNNNNNNNNNNNNNNNNNNNNNNNNNNNNNNNNNNNNNNNNNNNNNNNNNNNNNNNNNNNNNNNNNNNNNNNNNNNNNNNNNNNNNNNNNNNNNNNNNNNNNNNNNNNNNNNNNNNNNNNNNNNNNNNNNNNNNNNNNNNNNNNNNNNNNNNNNNNNNNNNNNNNNNNNNNNNNNNNNNNNNNNNNNNNNNNNNNNNNNNNNNNNNNNNNNNNNNNNNNNNNNNNNNNNNNNNNNNNNNNNNNNNNNNNNNNNNNNNNNNNNNNNNNNNNNNNNNNNNNNNNNNNNNNNNNNNNNNNNNNNNNNNNNNNNNNNNNNNNNNNNNNNNNNNNNNNNNNNNNNNNNNNNNNNNNNNNNNNNNNNNNNNNNNNNNNNNNNNNNNNNNNNNNNNNNNNNNNNNNNNNNNNNNNNNNNNNNNNNNNNNNNNNNNNNNNNNNNNNNNNNNNNNNNNNNNNNNNNNNNNNNNNNNNNNNNNNNNNNNNNNNNNNNNNNNNNNNNNNNNNNNNNNNNNNNNNNNNNNNNNNNNNNNNNNNNNNNNNNNNNNNNNNNNNNNNNNNNNNNNNNNNNNNNNNNNNNNNNNNNNNNNNNNNNNNNNNNNNNNNNNNNNNNNNNNNNNNNNNNNNNNNNNNNNNNNNNNNNNNNNNNNNNNNNNNNNNNNNNNNNNNNNNNNNNNNNNNNNNNNNNNNNNNNNNNNNNNNNNNNNNNNNNNNNNNNNNNNNNNNNNNNNNNNNNNNNNNNNNNNNNNNNNNNNNNNNNNNNNNNNNNNNNNNNNNNNNNNNNNNNNNNNNNNNNNNNNNNNNNNNNNNNNNNNNNNNNNNNNNNNNNNNNNNNNNNNNNNNNNNNNNNNNNNNNNNNNNNNNNNNNNNNNNNNNNNNNNNNNNNNNNNNNNNNNNNNNNNNNNNNNNNNNNNNNNNNNNNNNNNNNNNNNNNNNNNNNNNNNNNNNNNNNNNNNNNNNNNNNNNNNNNNNNNNNNNNNNNNNNNNNNNNNNNNNNNNNNNNNNNNNNNNNNNNNNNNNNNNNNNNNNNNNNNNNNNNNNNNNNNNNNNNNNNNNNNNNNNNNNNNNNNNNNNNNNNNNNNNNNNNNNNNNNNNNNNNNNNNNNNNNNNNNNNNNNNNNNNNNNNNNNNNNNNNNNNNNNNNNNNNNNNNNNNNNNNNNNNNNNNNNNNNNNNNNNNNNNNNNNNNNNNNNNNNNNNNNNNNNNNNNNNNNNNNNNNNNNNNNNNNNNNNNNNNNNNNNNNNNNNNNNNNNNNNNNNNNNNNNNNNNNNNNNNNNNNNNNNNNNNNNNNNNNNNNNNNNNNNNNNNNNNNNNNNNNNNNNNNNNNNNNNNNNNNNNNNNNNNNNNNNNNNNNNNNNNNNNNNN containing:
- the ELOA2 gene encoding elongin-A2 isoform X1, encoding MGYIRPSSGTRASFCVGQQTAEVTPGCGSISRGTKAGLLSCVQGPAPRNQWPTAPRTELAPGCDSTSPGRCLATGQRGPATPDFVCPAAPRTEPRPPGQRRPHSSGEMAAGSTTLRAVEKLQVRLATKTDPRKLEKYLQKLSALPMTADILAETGIRKAVKRLRKHQHVGDFARDLAARWKKLVLVDRNTGPDPQDPEESASRQRFGEALQDQEKARGFPENATAPRSPSHSPEHRRTARRTPPGQQRPHPRSPSREPRAERKRPRMAPADSGPQRAPPTRTAPLPMPEGPEPVMRGKQPGRGHAHAAQVGPLLGPGCQGKPQGEAVVSHSKEYKSSRQEKRPLCAQGDWHSPTLIREKSCWACLREETPRMPSWASARDRPPSDFKIDEEEGQAGIGQRVPALAEAPDSQQKRPQHRHSNKKRPSLDGLDPGNGTHSLTPEEKEQLSNHKQTQEGKPPTDHLDRTSVSSLSEVEEVDMAEEFEQPTLSFEKYLTYDEFQKQKKKTGKSSTTALGDKQRKANKSKGTRESWDSAQKSPPVQESQSERLLEAGADSAGPKTVPSHGFSELWHLSEAWMQANYDQLSDCDSMNFQAKPEALCAPKFQEEAALPGRRVNAKMQVYSGSRTACQPQVLTLRQQCVRVLRNNPDAISDVGEVPYWVLGPILEGWSPDQLYRREKDNHALIRETDELWRIHCLQDYKEEKPQEHESWRELYLRLPDAREQRLRVVTTNIRSARENNPNSREAKIICFNSLAKTSHDASRRKEKSAGAADPGNGEIKPAPKPAGSSQAPSRWSASGGGSSSSSVFHGLREKRANPCQNSTNEHRAPAAKTRKQAAKKVAPLMAKAVRDYKRRFSRR
- the ELOA2 gene encoding elongin-A3 member B isoform X2 codes for the protein MAAGSTTLRAVEKLQVRLATKTDPRKLEKYLQKLSALPMTADILAETGIRKAVKRLRKHQHVGDFARDLAARWKKLVLVDRNTGPDPQDPEESASRQRFGEALQDQEKARGFPENATAPRSPSHSPEHRRTARRTPPGQQRPHPRSPSREPRAERKRPRMAPADSGPQRAPPTRTAPLPMPEGPEPVMRGKQPGRGHAHAAQVGPLLGPGCQGKPQGEAVVSHSKEYKSSRQESAQKSPPVQESQSERLLEAGADSAGPKTVPSHGFSELWHLSEAWMQANYDQLSDCDSMNFQAKPEALCAPKFQEEAALPGRRVNAKMQVYSGSRTACQPQVLTLRQQCVRVLRNNPDAISDVGEVPYWVLGPILEGWSPDQLYRREKDNHALIRETDELWRIHCLQDYKEEKPQEHESWRELYLRLPDAREQRLRVVTTNIRSARENNPNSREAKIICFNSLAKTSHDASRRKEKSAGAADPGNGEIKPAPKPAGSSQAPSRWSASGLGEGSGSSSGGSSSSGGGSSNEHRAPAAKTRKQAAKKVAPLMAKAVRDYKRRFSRR